Below is a window of Dictyostelium discoideum AX4 chromosome 1 chromosome, whole genome shotgun sequence DNA.
tatttttttttttttttaaatttttcaaaattttgtctgggtgaaaaaaaaaaaaaaaataaaaaaaataaaaaaaaaaaaggtgtaATATATTTAATCAACATACATTCAGCATATATAATAAAAGCAATGGTAATTTCATCACcccaatatatatattttttttattttaattttttcaattttttttttttttttttttttttgatcaactATATATTaactctattttttttttttaatattaattcaaaaaaaaaaaaaaaaaaaaaaaaaaaaaaaaaaataggcaAAAGAAGATACTACTCAAGCATTATATAAAGAAGCattcaatttatttgataaagataaagatggtAAAATTACAATTCAAGAATTAGGTATAGTTATGAGATCAGTTGGATCAAACCCAACTCAACAAGAACTTAAAGATATTGCTAAAGAGATTGACGATGGTTCAGGTTTAGTAGATTTTAGTAAATTTTCATCACTCATGACtagaaaaatgaaatattcaGATTCTGAAGCTGATATCAAACAAGCTTTCAAAGTTTTCGATAAAAAAGGTAATGGTTATGCAAATATTCAAGATTTAAAACACACATTAACTTCAATTGgtgaaaaattaacaaaagaaGAAGTATgtattacattattattattattattattattattattattattattattattattattattattattattattattattattattattattattattattattattattattatcatttttgaACTCTATtctaataattaaattttcttttttttttttttttttttataactaaaaataaaaaaaataaaaaaaataaa
It encodes the following:
- the calB gene encoding calmodulin-like protein, which codes for MAKEDTTQALYKEAFNLFDKDKDGKITIQELGIVMRSVGSNPTQQELKDIAKEIDDGSGLVDFSKFSSLMTRKMKYSDSEADIKQAFKVFDKKGNGYANIQDLKHTLTSIGEKLTKEEFDNMLKDAKTVDGQIHVDEFVRVIKSSKSFN